From the genome of Streptomyces sp. NBC_00659, one region includes:
- a CDS encoding LLM class flavin-dependent oxidoreductase, with protein MTSLGVVFRPQLPPERLRALAREAEEAGLEELWLWEDCFLEGGISTAAAALAWTERLRVGVGLLPVPLRNVAVTAMEAATLHRLFPGRAAVAVGHGVQDWMGQVGARAESPLTLLHEHLDALRALLRGERVTTQGRYVRLDGVALDWPPADAPDVLTGATGPRTLRLAGEAADGTVLTASTTADGVRRARRLIDEGRQRSGRTEGHHRVVVYLRTATGADAGARLRAETEAEGESVVPELGVAGDADAVAEAVQRLVDAGADTVVLQPTADEPDPEGFVRFAAGQVRPLVP; from the coding sequence ATGACCTCCCTCGGTGTTGTCTTCCGGCCCCAACTGCCCCCCGAGCGGCTGCGCGCCCTGGCGCGCGAGGCGGAGGAGGCGGGACTAGAGGAACTGTGGCTGTGGGAGGACTGCTTCCTCGAAGGGGGCATCTCCACCGCCGCGGCGGCGCTCGCCTGGACCGAGCGTCTGCGGGTGGGAGTGGGACTGCTGCCCGTCCCGCTGCGGAACGTCGCCGTCACGGCGATGGAGGCCGCCACCCTGCACCGGCTGTTCCCCGGGCGGGCCGCCGTCGCGGTCGGCCACGGCGTCCAGGACTGGATGGGGCAGGTCGGGGCGCGGGCCGAGTCGCCCCTGACGTTGCTGCACGAGCATCTCGACGCGCTGCGCGCCCTGCTGCGCGGCGAGCGCGTGACCACCCAGGGGCGGTACGTACGACTCGACGGAGTCGCCCTCGACTGGCCGCCCGCCGACGCGCCCGACGTCCTCACCGGCGCCACCGGGCCCCGTACGCTCCGCCTCGCCGGTGAGGCCGCCGACGGCACGGTCCTCACCGCCTCCACCACCGCCGACGGGGTACGGCGGGCCCGCCGGCTCATCGACGAGGGGCGGCAGAGGTCCGGCCGGACGGAGGGACACCACCGGGTCGTCGTCTATCTGCGCACCGCCACCGGGGCGGACGCCGGTGCCCGGCTGCGCGCCGAGACCGAGGCCGAGGGCGAGAGCGTCGTCCCGGAACTCGGGGTCGCGGGCGACGCGGACGCCGTCGCCGAGGCCGTCCAGCGTCTCGTGGACGCCGGCGCCGACACGGTGGTCCTCCAGCCCACCGCCGACGAGCCGGACCCCGAGGGCTTCGTCCGCTTCGCGGCCGGACAGGTGCGCCCGCTGGTCCCCTGA
- a CDS encoding lytic transglycosylase domain-containing protein gives MSRISVRGFAVASATAVTAVGSVVGVASGSVAQPSNDAEATASDSTLLADIPAGQQAQVQTASLTQQADAQAIAADASAKKDAEAAARKQAADDAVAKQKAAAKAEQAAKEREEAEKAASRSATRDASSFSVQSSYSVAQIQAMAAQMVPSGQFQCFSNIVNHESSWNYHAVNASSGAYGLFQALPAGKYASAGSDWQTNPATQIKWGLSYMNGRYGSPCEAWSFWQANHWY, from the coding sequence GTGAGCCGGATTTCGGTCCGGGGATTCGCAGTGGCTTCGGCCACCGCGGTCACCGCCGTCGGAAGCGTGGTCGGAGTTGCCTCGGGCAGCGTCGCCCAGCCCTCGAACGATGCCGAGGCGACGGCGAGCGACTCGACTCTCCTCGCTGACATACCTGCGGGCCAGCAGGCCCAGGTGCAGACCGCGTCCCTGACGCAGCAGGCCGACGCCCAGGCCATCGCGGCCGACGCGAGCGCCAAGAAGGACGCCGAGGCAGCCGCCCGCAAGCAGGCGGCCGACGACGCGGTCGCGAAGCAGAAGGCCGCGGCCAAGGCCGAGCAGGCAGCCAAGGAGCGCGAGGAAGCCGAGAAGGCAGCCAGCCGCTCCGCGACGCGTGACGCCTCCAGCTTCTCGGTCCAGTCCTCGTACAGCGTCGCCCAGATCCAGGCGATGGCGGCCCAGATGGTGCCGAGCGGTCAGTTCCAGTGCTTCAGCAACATCGTGAACCACGAGTCGAGCTGGAACTACCACGCTGTCAACGCCTCTTCGGGTGCCTACGGCCTCTTCCAGGCCCTGCCCGCGGGCAAGTACGCGTCCGCCGGGTCCGACTGGCAGACCAATCCGGCCACCCAGATCAAGTGGGGCCTGAGCTACATGAACGGCCGGTACGGCAGCCCCTGTGAGGCATGGTCGTTCTGGCAGGCCAACCACTGGTACTAG
- a CDS encoding DUF5936 domain-containing protein codes for MLPLLLAVLMGTAVAGVLLGVRMIRSEVKLPSDLQLALEVGGTRVSAADSAVDRLGMRFAPTVLRLMGPRRVDAKRRRIDMAGNPGGLTLNRYAARRAVYGVFGVVLGLVFLSNGQLLFAVLTLAFGLVAADALIWQAVRERKEVIDRTLPDFLDVLAVVVSAGLGFRQALDRVAEKYEGPWADELRITLRQMDMGVSRRQAFDELRRRNSSEQVAQFVSALQQGEELGSPIAETLIQLATDMRRTDAQNARRRAAKTIPKATMVTLVFMLPATMILIATGMFLGSGTDFGSILGR; via the coding sequence TTGCTGCCGCTGCTGCTCGCCGTCCTGATGGGCACGGCCGTCGCGGGCGTCCTCCTGGGCGTCCGGATGATCCGCTCCGAGGTCAAACTCCCCAGCGACCTCCAGCTCGCCCTGGAGGTCGGCGGAACCCGGGTCTCGGCCGCGGACTCGGCCGTCGACCGCCTCGGCATGCGCTTCGCGCCGACGGTCCTGCGACTGATGGGCCCCCGGCGCGTGGACGCCAAACGCCGGCGCATCGACATGGCGGGCAACCCCGGCGGCCTGACCCTGAACCGCTACGCGGCCCGCCGCGCGGTGTACGGGGTCTTCGGCGTCGTCCTCGGCCTGGTCTTCCTCTCCAACGGCCAGCTCCTCTTCGCCGTGCTCACGCTGGCCTTCGGGCTGGTCGCCGCGGACGCCCTCATCTGGCAGGCCGTCCGGGAGCGCAAGGAGGTCATCGACCGCACCCTGCCCGACTTCCTCGACGTCCTCGCGGTCGTCGTCTCCGCGGGCCTCGGCTTCCGCCAGGCCCTGGACCGCGTCGCGGAGAAGTACGAGGGCCCCTGGGCGGACGAACTGCGCATCACCCTGCGCCAGATGGACATGGGCGTCAGCCGCCGCCAGGCCTTCGACGAACTCCGCAGGCGCAACTCCTCCGAGCAGGTGGCCCAGTTCGTCTCGGCGCTCCAGCAGGGCGAGGAACTCGGCTCCCCGATCGCCGAGACCCTCATCCAGCTCGCCACCGACATGCGCCGCACGGACGCCCAGAACGCCCGCCGCCGCGCCGCCAAGACCATCCCCAAGGCCACCATGGTCACCCTGGTGTTCATGCTCCCGGCGACGATGATCCTCATCGCGACGGGCATGTTCCTGGGCTCGGGCACCGACTTCGGCTCGATCCTGGGGCGCTGA
- a CDS encoding DUF192 domain-containing protein, with the protein MATFTTDRTPEPVPLELAATARARRRGLLGRRGIEGALLLTPANSVHTLGMRFAIDVAYLDRSSRVLAVRTMRPGRLGLPRPRARQVLEAEAGSMERWGVRRGVRITVRHT; encoded by the coding sequence ATGGCCACGTTCACGACCGACAGGACACCCGAGCCGGTACCCCTGGAACTCGCCGCCACGGCGCGCGCCCGGCGGCGGGGGCTCCTCGGACGCCGGGGGATCGAGGGCGCACTGCTGCTCACACCGGCGAACTCGGTGCACACCCTGGGAATGCGGTTCGCGATCGACGTCGCCTATCTGGACCGGTCGTCGCGGGTCCTGGCGGTACGTACGATGCGTCCGGGCCGGCTGGGACTGCCGCGACCGCGGGCCCGGCAGGTCCTGGAGGCGGAGGCCGGGTCGATGGAGCGGTGGGGCGTGCGGCGCGGCGTGCGGATCACGGTCCGGCACACCTGA
- a CDS encoding response regulator transcription factor has translation MPDQAFSGPSLRVLVADDNPVVRAGLTALLDAHPDIAVVATARDGAEALDRAVLLVPDVVLLDVRMPGTDGLTALPELCVIAPVMMLTYSREPEVVAEALRKGASGYLVHGEFTAAELIAAVREVRHGRPAVPDSLGVSYQLHPFSSHLQSAVAQSSEARPLPAAGLHRHAVHQSEFGLSSREVEVMDLIAAGMNNRQIAATCFIAEKTVKNHINRIFAKLHSSSRSEAIAHWLGTTHEGWSR, from the coding sequence ATGCCTGACCAGGCATTTTCCGGTCCGTCCCTGCGTGTCCTCGTGGCCGACGACAACCCGGTCGTACGGGCCGGTCTGACCGCGCTGCTGGACGCGCACCCCGACATCGCGGTCGTCGCGACGGCACGGGACGGTGCGGAGGCACTGGACCGCGCCGTTCTTCTCGTCCCGGACGTGGTCCTTCTCGACGTGCGGATGCCCGGCACGGACGGCCTCACCGCACTGCCCGAACTGTGCGTGATCGCCCCGGTGATGATGCTGACGTACAGCCGCGAACCCGAGGTCGTGGCGGAAGCCCTGCGCAAAGGCGCGTCCGGCTATCTCGTCCATGGCGAGTTCACGGCGGCCGAACTGATCGCCGCCGTACGGGAGGTACGCCACGGACGCCCGGCTGTCCCGGATTCACTCGGAGTTTCGTACCAACTGCACCCATTCTCTTCGCATCTGCAATCTGCTGTGGCACAGTCGTCGGAGGCTCGGCCCTTGCCGGCGGCGGGACTTCACCGCCATGCCGTCCATCAGTCCGAGTTCGGCCTGAGTTCAAGGGAGGTGGAGGTGATGGACCTCATCGCGGCCGGCATGAACAACCGCCAGATCGCCGCCACCTGCTTCATCGCGGAGAAGACCGTCAAGAACCACATCAATCGCATCTTCGCGAAGCTGCACAGTTCCTCGCGGAGCGAAGCGATCGCCCATTGGCTGGGTACGACACACGAGGGGTGGAGCCGATGA
- a CDS encoding pilus assembly protein TadG-related protein yields the protein MTLVGTGSDRGQTLPIYIWLTGILLFAAFAFFAFAQAASARNGAQSAADAAALAAAQDTRDELMDRLAGAVGEDDDWLDWLDGRLEADGAGAEGAAQQLAAQNDASLLGVEFARRNGFPGYRADIRTNYTVGHSIIPGTEGRHANAHAIAVIQPRCDFDPAADPQKPLELDCDGEIVNIDPGDFNPDDLPDASVLFSVHLAE from the coding sequence CTGACCCTCGTCGGAACGGGGAGCGACCGAGGTCAGACCCTCCCCATCTACATCTGGTTGACGGGGATTCTGCTCTTCGCCGCGTTCGCCTTCTTCGCCTTCGCTCAAGCAGCGTCCGCCCGCAATGGAGCTCAATCCGCGGCGGACGCTGCTGCGTTGGCGGCGGCGCAGGACACCCGGGACGAGCTGATGGACCGTCTGGCGGGGGCTGTCGGCGAGGACGACGACTGGCTGGACTGGTTGGACGGTCGCTTGGAGGCCGACGGGGCAGGGGCAGAGGGCGCGGCCCAGCAGTTGGCCGCCCAGAACGATGCCAGCCTGTTGGGTGTTGAGTTCGCCAGGAGGAACGGCTTCCCCGGGTACCGGGCCGACATCCGGACCAATTACACCGTCGGCCACTCCATCATCCCGGGCACCGAGGGCCGGCACGCGAACGCCCATGCCATAGCGGTGATTCAGCCGCGTTGCGATTTCGATCCGGCTGCGGATCCGCAGAAGCCCCTCGAACTCGACTGTGACGGCGAGATCGTGAACATCGACCCCGGAGACTTCAACCCGGACGACCTACCGGACGCGTCGGTGCTGTTCTCCGTGCACCTGGCCGAGTGA
- a CDS encoding dihydrofolate reductase family protein — translation MRKIVLMMSVSLDGYIEGPNREIDWHRVDAELHQHFNDLIRGFGALMSGRVTYELMAAYWPTADKDPDISPEMAEFAGIWRNIPKVVFSRTLERGTGHTTVVREVVPEEILALKAQEGGDLALGGADLAAEFLRLGLVDEIRLYVHPVLIGAGKPLFPEAEAPTDLRLIETRTFGNGVALLRYERDTTAGTGDAPGTAGTEGA, via the coding sequence ATGAGGAAGATCGTGTTGATGATGTCGGTGTCCCTCGACGGATACATCGAGGGCCCGAACCGCGAGATCGACTGGCACCGGGTCGACGCCGAACTGCACCAGCACTTCAACGACCTGATCAGAGGCTTCGGCGCCCTGATGTCCGGACGGGTGACCTACGAGCTGATGGCCGCCTACTGGCCGACGGCCGACAAGGACCCGGACATCAGCCCGGAGATGGCCGAGTTCGCCGGGATCTGGCGGAACATTCCCAAGGTGGTGTTCTCGCGGACGCTCGAGCGCGGCACGGGGCACACCACGGTCGTACGGGAGGTCGTGCCCGAGGAGATCCTGGCCCTGAAGGCGCAGGAGGGCGGCGACCTCGCGCTCGGCGGCGCCGATCTCGCCGCGGAGTTCCTGCGCCTGGGCCTCGTGGACGAGATCAGGCTGTACGTGCACCCCGTCCTCATCGGGGCCGGCAAGCCGCTGTTCCCGGAGGCCGAGGCCCCGACCGACCTCCGCCTCATCGAGACGCGGACCTTCGGCAACGGCGTCGCCCTCCTGCGCTACGAGCGGGACACCACGGCCGGTACGGGTGACGCCCCGGGGACGGCCGGCACCGAAGGCGCGTAG
- the mgrA gene encoding L-glyceraldehyde 3-phosphate reductase, producing the protein MNDPLLYRAATERYDSMEYRRTGRSGLKLPAVSLGLWHNFGDDRALDSQRAILRRAFDLGVTHFDLANNYGPPPGSAELNFGKLLKEDFAPYRDELVISTKAGYLMHPGPYGEWGSRKYLLSSLDASLRRMGVDHVDIFYSHRFDPDTPLEETMGALASAVQQGKALYVGVSSYSSEQTAEAARILTGMGVRPLIHQPSYSMLNRWTEDDGLLDTLEAAGMGCISFAPLAQGLLTGKYLQGIPEGSRATQGKSLDPGLLSDEVVRRLNGLNGIAARRGQSLAQLALTWVLRDQRMTSALIGASSVRQLEENLAALAAPELTDEELKEVDTFAVSTQGTNIWAQRH; encoded by the coding sequence ATGAACGACCCCCTTCTGTACCGGGCCGCAACGGAGCGGTACGACTCGATGGAATACCGGCGTACGGGCCGCAGCGGCCTCAAACTGCCCGCGGTGTCGCTCGGCCTGTGGCACAACTTCGGCGACGACCGCGCGCTGGACTCCCAGCGCGCGATCCTGCGCCGTGCCTTCGACCTCGGCGTCACCCACTTCGACCTCGCCAACAACTACGGGCCGCCGCCCGGCTCGGCGGAGCTGAACTTCGGCAAGCTGCTGAAGGAGGATTTCGCCCCCTACCGGGACGAGCTGGTCATCTCGACCAAGGCGGGCTACCTCATGCACCCCGGCCCCTACGGCGAGTGGGGCTCCCGCAAGTATCTGCTGTCCTCCCTGGACGCCTCGCTGCGACGGATGGGCGTGGACCACGTCGACATCTTCTACTCGCACCGCTTCGACCCGGACACCCCGCTGGAGGAGACGATGGGCGCGCTCGCGTCCGCCGTCCAGCAGGGCAAGGCGCTGTACGTCGGCGTCTCCTCGTACAGCAGCGAGCAGACGGCGGAGGCGGCCAGGATCCTGACCGGCATGGGTGTCCGTCCGCTCATCCACCAGCCCTCGTACTCGATGCTCAACCGCTGGACCGAGGACGACGGCCTGCTCGACACACTGGAGGCGGCCGGCATGGGCTGCATCTCCTTCGCACCGCTCGCGCAGGGTCTGCTGACGGGCAAGTACCTCCAGGGTATCCCGGAGGGCTCGCGCGCCACCCAGGGCAAGTCGCTGGACCCGGGCCTGCTGAGCGACGAGGTCGTGCGCCGACTGAACGGGCTGAACGGCATCGCGGCCCGGCGGGGCCAGTCGCTCGCCCAGCTCGCGCTCACCTGGGTGCTGCGCGACCAGCGGATGACCTCCGCCCTCATCGGCGCGTCCAGCGTGCGACAGCTGGAGGAGAACCTGGCGGCACTGGCGGCCCCGGAGCTCACGGACGAGGAGCTGAAGGAGGTCGACACGTTCGCGGTGTCGACACAGGGCACCAACATCTGGGCCCAACGGCACTGA
- a CDS encoding OmpA family protein yields the protein MALPPRPAATVLTALAVLITLGLPGPAYADDGDPSAPPGSVTTSPPPDVDANSPGLKLADGATLAPAKVLDIKSVVEDLGGEERREDTNSDVTFALQAEVLFPKDSSKLNPESQSRIQAIADEIKAQHATTVRVFGFTDNLGSYAHGLTLSKKRAEEVHDGLAAVLGSVEADITFEVRGYSEDYPIADNTSEQGRRKNRRVEVTFPRGAADGNSA from the coding sequence ATGGCCCTCCCGCCCCGCCCCGCCGCGACCGTGCTCACGGCCCTCGCCGTGCTGATCACCCTCGGCCTGCCGGGTCCCGCGTACGCGGACGACGGTGACCCCAGTGCCCCGCCCGGCAGTGTCACCACCTCCCCGCCCCCCGACGTCGACGCCAACAGCCCGGGGCTCAAACTCGCCGACGGCGCGACCCTGGCGCCCGCCAAGGTGCTCGACATCAAGTCGGTCGTGGAGGACCTGGGCGGCGAGGAGCGCCGGGAGGACACCAACTCGGACGTGACGTTCGCGCTCCAGGCGGAGGTCCTCTTCCCCAAGGACAGCTCCAAGCTCAACCCGGAGTCCCAGTCCCGTATCCAGGCGATCGCCGACGAGATCAAGGCCCAGCACGCGACGACCGTCCGCGTCTTCGGATTCACCGACAACCTCGGCTCGTACGCGCACGGCCTGACCCTCTCCAAGAAGCGCGCGGAAGAGGTGCACGACGGCCTGGCCGCGGTGCTCGGCTCCGTGGAGGCGGACATCACCTTCGAGGTGCGCGGCTACAGCGAGGACTACCCGATCGCCGACAACACCTCGGAGCAGGGCCGCCGCAAGAACCGACGGGTGGAGGTGACCTTCCCGAGGGGCGCCGCGGACGGGAACAGCGCCTGA
- a CDS encoding PhoH family protein: MVTSTKRRKPDRRTYVLDTSVLLADPNALSRFDEHEVVLPIVVVTELEAKRHHPELGYFARQALRLLDEFRVRHGRLDSPIPVGELGGTVRVELNHSDPSVLPSGYRLGDNDSRILAVARNLQAEGYDVTVVSKDLPLRIKASSVGLLAEEYRAELAITGSSGWTGMSELSLAGEQVDILFEEGHVHVPEAAGLPVHTGLTIQSERGKALGRVTADGDVRLVRGDREAFGIKGRSAEQRIALDLLLDPDIGIVSMGGRAGTGKSALALCAGLEAVLERRQHQKVMVFRPLYAVGGQELGYLPGSESEKMSPWAQAVFDTLSAVTSREVIEEVTARGMLEVLPLTHIRGRSLHDAFVIVDEAQSLERNVLLTVLSRIGANSRVVLTHDVAQRDNLRVGRYDGVVAVVEKLKGHPLFAHVTLNRSERSQIAALVTEMLEDGQI; this comes from the coding sequence GTGGTGACCAGCACAAAGCGCCGCAAGCCAGACCGGCGCACCTATGTTCTCGACACCAGCGTCCTGCTGGCCGACCCGAATGCCCTGAGCCGCTTCGACGAGCACGAAGTCGTGCTTCCGATCGTCGTGGTCACGGAGCTGGAGGCCAAGCGGCACCATCCCGAACTCGGCTACTTCGCCCGGCAGGCCCTGCGCCTGCTCGACGAGTTCCGGGTCCGGCACGGCCGCCTCGACTCCCCGATTCCCGTCGGGGAGCTCGGCGGGACGGTTCGGGTCGAGCTCAACCACTCGGACCCCAGCGTCCTGCCCAGCGGGTACCGCCTGGGGGACAACGACTCCCGCATCCTCGCGGTCGCCCGCAACCTGCAGGCCGAGGGATACGACGTCACCGTCGTCTCGAAGGACCTGCCGCTCAGGATCAAGGCGTCCTCCGTGGGTCTCCTCGCCGAGGAGTACCGCGCGGAGCTCGCCATCACGGGCTCCTCCGGCTGGACCGGAATGTCCGAACTGAGCCTGGCCGGCGAACAGGTGGACATCCTCTTCGAGGAGGGACACGTCCATGTCCCCGAAGCGGCCGGTCTGCCGGTCCACACGGGTCTGACGATCCAGTCGGAGCGCGGCAAGGCCCTAGGCCGTGTCACCGCCGACGGCGACGTCCGGCTCGTACGCGGCGATCGTGAGGCGTTCGGCATCAAGGGCCGCAGTGCCGAGCAGCGCATCGCGCTCGATCTGCTGCTCGACCCGGACATCGGGATCGTGTCGATGGGCGGCCGGGCCGGCACCGGCAAGTCCGCGCTCGCGCTGTGCGCGGGCCTGGAGGCCGTCCTCGAACGCCGCCAGCACCAGAAGGTGATGGTCTTCCGGCCGCTGTACGCGGTGGGCGGGCAGGAGCTCGGCTATCTGCCCGGCTCCGAGTCCGAGAAGATGAGCCCCTGGGCCCAGGCGGTCTTCGACACGCTCTCCGCGGTCACCAGCCGCGAGGTCATCGAGGAGGTCACCGCGCGCGGCATGCTGGAGGTCCTGCCGCTCACGCACATCCGCGGCCGCTCGCTCCACGACGCGTTCGTGATCGTGGACGAGGCCCAGTCCCTGGAACGGAACGTCCTGTTGACCGTTCTGTCCCGGATCGGGGCCAATTCACGGGTCGTTCTGACCCATGACGTGGCACAAAGGGACAATCTGCGCGTCGGGCGCTATGACGGAGTGGTCGCCGTCGTAGAGAAGTTGAAGGGCCATCCGCTCTTCGCGCACGTCACGCTGAATCGTTCCGAGAGGTCCCAGATTGCGGCACTCGTGACCGAAATGCTGGAGGACGGGCAGATCTGA
- a CDS encoding sensor histidine kinase, translating to MKSLPSDRCHTLRAHLLRPLRLARSRARRSLRLARTREQRGTGYLADDVPAPGGIRLQLNALQALCRQAFAVRLAAIAVGAPFAMTNATGGLLRYAVLAAAVLGVMGSYAMLRDWDRFGPRLLAHPTLMGLDLTFGAVLLLTASPASPLAYATVCTPLLSGLLYGWRGAGVFTGFQLIVLLTVFRAWEHRPGAGSSTLLIAGFCVGAGIIGVTLRNLLFRFGTAGQALAEATSRLAVAEAVESERARLAREMHDSVAKTLYGLALAAEALAASAEDADPQRLKRQATVVADAARLAAAESRTLLSDLRRHTDLTDPDVDLLPELRRMAADFEASTGLAPAVRHRGASAVLPSTAAHHVLAIVSEALENAHRHSGANAVTVELDVSEHEFALLVRDDGVGLPAPATPAALAAWTRSGHFGLLGMTERAACVGGHIRLDRPLGGGTEARLTLPLSTAALPAPPTSQEEAAHA from the coding sequence ATGAAGAGTCTTCCCAGCGACCGGTGTCACACCCTCCGCGCACACCTGCTCCGGCCCCTTCGGCTCGCGCGGAGCCGAGCGCGCCGGTCCCTTCGGCTCGCGCGGACCCGCGAACAACGGGGCACCGGCTACCTCGCGGACGACGTCCCCGCACCCGGCGGCATCCGCCTCCAGCTCAACGCCCTCCAGGCCCTGTGCCGTCAGGCCTTCGCCGTCCGCCTCGCGGCCATCGCGGTCGGCGCGCCCTTCGCGATGACGAACGCCACGGGCGGCCTCCTGCGTTACGCGGTCCTCGCCGCCGCCGTCCTCGGCGTCATGGGCTCCTACGCGATGCTCCGCGACTGGGACCGCTTCGGCCCCCGTCTCCTCGCCCACCCGACCCTGATGGGCCTTGACCTCACCTTCGGCGCGGTCCTGCTCCTCACCGCGTCCCCGGCCTCCCCCCTCGCCTACGCCACGGTCTGCACCCCGCTGCTGTCGGGCCTGCTGTACGGCTGGCGCGGCGCGGGCGTCTTCACCGGGTTCCAGCTCATCGTGCTGCTCACGGTCTTCAGAGCCTGGGAGCACCGGCCCGGAGCGGGCTCCAGCACCCTGCTCATCGCGGGCTTCTGCGTCGGTGCCGGCATCATCGGAGTCACCCTGCGCAATCTGCTGTTCCGCTTCGGAACGGCAGGCCAGGCCCTGGCCGAGGCGACCAGCCGGCTCGCCGTCGCGGAGGCCGTGGAGTCCGAACGGGCCCGCCTGGCACGCGAGATGCACGATTCCGTGGCCAAGACGCTGTACGGCCTCGCGCTGGCCGCGGAGGCGCTGGCCGCCTCCGCGGAGGACGCGGACCCGCAGAGGCTCAAACGCCAGGCGACCGTCGTGGCGGACGCCGCGCGCCTCGCCGCCGCCGAGTCCCGCACCCTCCTGTCGGACCTGCGGCGGCACACCGACCTGACCGACCCGGACGTCGACCTCCTCCCCGAACTCCGCCGCATGGCAGCCGACTTCGAGGCCAGCACCGGTCTCGCCCCGGCCGTACGGCACCGGGGCGCGTCCGCGGTCCTGCCCAGCACCGCCGCCCACCACGTCCTCGCGATCGTGTCCGAGGCGCTGGAGAACGCCCACCGCCACTCGGGCGCGAACGCGGTGACGGTCGAACTCGACGTGTCGGAACACGAGTTCGCGCTGCTCGTCCGGGACGACGGAGTGGGCCTCCCGGCACCGGCGACCCCCGCCGCGCTCGCCGCCTGGACGAGATCCGGCCATTTCGGCCTGCTCGGCATGACGGAACGAGCCGCGTGCGTCGGCGGCCACATCCGGCTGGACCGGCCCCTCGGCGGGGGCACCGAGGCGCGGCTGACCCTCCCGCTCTCGACGGCCGCCCTTCCCGCTCCCCCCACTTCCCAAGAGGAGGCCGCACATGCCTGA
- a CDS encoding isoprenyl transferase — protein MTLRDNLRRLLVRFYARRVEGHLDHDQVPKHIGVIMDGNRRWAKAAGSTTAQGHRAGADKIEEFLGWCSETDVEVVTLWLLSTDNFDRPQEELGPLLGIIEGVVRTLAADGRWRVHHVGTRDILPSPMQSALKEAEEATAHVEGIVVNVAIGYGGRQEIADAVRSMILDAADKGTSMEDLADRVDVDLIGKHLYTGAQPDPDLVIRTSGEQRLSGFMLWQTAHSEYYFCEVFWPAFRKVDFLRALRDYAARHRRYGG, from the coding sequence GTGACCTTGCGCGACAACCTGCGCCGCCTGCTGGTCAGGTTCTATGCACGCAGGGTGGAAGGCCACCTCGATCACGACCAGGTGCCCAAGCACATCGGCGTCATCATGGACGGCAACCGCCGCTGGGCGAAGGCCGCCGGCTCCACCACCGCCCAGGGACACCGGGCCGGAGCGGACAAGATCGAGGAATTCCTCGGCTGGTGCTCCGAGACCGATGTCGAGGTCGTCACCCTGTGGCTGCTGTCCACCGACAACTTCGACCGCCCGCAGGAGGAGCTCGGTCCGCTCCTCGGCATCATCGAGGGCGTCGTCCGCACGCTGGCGGCCGACGGCCGCTGGCGGGTGCACCACGTCGGGACGCGGGACATCCTGCCGTCCCCGATGCAGTCGGCCCTCAAGGAGGCCGAGGAGGCCACCGCCCATGTCGAGGGGATAGTCGTCAACGTCGCCATCGGCTACGGCGGCCGCCAGGAGATCGCCGACGCGGTGCGCTCGATGATCCTCGACGCGGCCGACAAGGGGACCTCGATGGAGGACCTCGCGGACCGCGTCGACGTCGACCTGATCGGCAAGCACCTCTACACCGGTGCCCAGCCCGATCCGGACCTGGTGATCCGCACCAGCGGCGAGCAGCGGCTGTCCGGATTCATGCTCTGGCAGACCGCCCACTCCGAGTACTACTTCTGCGAAGTCTTCTGGCCGGCCTTCCGCAAAGTCGACTTCCTGCGCGCCCTGCGCGACTACGCGGCGCGACACCGTCGTTACGGAGGCTGA